ATAAGTCTCGCATTGCCCCTTATGCTGCGATCAATCCTGCGGTTGCGGTGTGACGCGCAGATAAGGTTTTACCGTCTCCCAGCCTTTGGGGAATTTCTCACGCGCTTCTTCATCGCTGAGCGAGGGCACGATGATGACGTCCTCGCCATGCTGCCAGTTCACAGGCGTGGCCACGCTGTGGTCGGCTGTCAGTTGCAGCGAATCGATGACCCGCAGGATCTCTTCGAAATTTCGACCCGTGCTCGCGGGATAGGTCAGCGTAAGTTTCACCTTTTTATCGGATCCGATTACGAAGACCGAGCGTACTGTAAGAGTGTCGTCGGCCTGTGGATGGATCATTCCATAGAGATCGGCGATTTCACGATCCGGGTCCGCGATCAGCGGAAAGTTGAGAGCATGACCCTGGGTTTCGGCTATGTCGCCTGCCCAGGAGCGGTGGTCATCGAGTGGATCAACGCTGAGACCGATCACTTTAACGCCGCGTTTGTCGAATTCCGGTTTCAGGCGGGCAACCTCACCAAGTTCCGTCGTGCAAACAGGAGTGAAATCCGCAGGGTGCGAGAACAGCACCGCCCAGTTGTCACTCATCCATTCATGGAACTTGAGCGTGCCATCGGTTGTGTCGGCCTCGAAATCGGGTGCGGTGTCGCCAAGTTGAAGTGTCATTGAAAATCTCCTGTGGTGAGCGCTAACATAGCGCGAGTTCCATCAGCAGATGGGTGCTACAGGTACTGTAGGTGCAAGCGAGATCGCGACGGAGCGGCGTTCTGGCGCGACGGACGGCATCAGGAGCGCGCTGGTGTTTCGCTCGCCCGCGCTATGCGGAACCCTAGGCCCTTCCTTGCCTTACGCTATTTTTAACTCAGTTCATATCGGGGCGGTTTTCAGGCTGCTCTTCGCCCACCAGGACCAAAAGCCCCAGTCCCACTACGATCGCGACGTCGGCCAGATTGAATGATGGCCAATGAAGAGTATCCCAGTATAAATCGATGAAGTCTCTGACAGCACCGAACATCAGCCTGTCCGCAACGTTGCCGAGCGCTCCGCCAATCGCGAGGCTCAAGCCGAGCGCATGGATGGGCGATCGGGTTCTTATCAGCCAAATCCCGAGTAGTCCCGAAAGCAAAACGCCGATCGCGATAAGGATAACCGGTGCTGCTTCACCAGCCAATCCGAATGCCACGCCGCTATTGGTGATGGCGACTAGATTGAAGCCCGGGAACACTGCGATCACGTTACCCGAACCAACGAAAGAATGCGCCCAGGTTTTCGACAATTGGTCGAGGCCGAAGCTGGCCAGAATCAAAACGGGCGCAAGCCGTTTCGCCGCGCTCAAGGTCATCGGACGCTGGATGGTGCATTTACGACCACCATCTTTTCTTCGCTCATATCGGCCATCGTGTAACCGATACCGCCTGTTCCGAGACCCGACTGACGGCGTCCTGCGAACGGCATCCAGTCGACGC
The genomic region above belongs to Erythrobacteraceae bacterium WH01K and contains:
- the lspA gene encoding signal peptidase II; protein product: MTLSAAKRLAPVLILASFGLDQLSKTWAHSFVGSGNVIAVFPGFNLVAITNSGVAFGLAGEAAPVILIAIGVLLSGLLGIWLIRTRSPIHALGLSLAIGGALGNVADRLMFGAVRDFIDLYWDTLHWPSFNLADVAIVVGLGLLVLVGEEQPENRPDMN
- a CDS encoding peroxiredoxin; translation: MTLQLGDTAPDFEADTTDGTLKFHEWMSDNWAVLFSHPADFTPVCTTELGEVARLKPEFDKRGVKVIGLSVDPLDDHRSWAGDIAETQGHALNFPLIADPDREIADLYGMIHPQADDTLTVRSVFVIGSDKKVKLTLTYPASTGRNFEEILRVIDSLQLTADHSVATPVNWQHGEDVIIVPSLSDEEAREKFPKGWETVKPYLRVTPQPQD